In one window of Posidoniimonas corsicana DNA:
- a CDS encoding valine--tRNA ligase, giving the protein MPAFDPASLPAQYDHQAAQDKWYAYWDDKQYFHADPASDKPPFSVVIPPPNVTGALHLGHALNNTLQDILCRMRRMQGYEVLWMPGTDHAGIATQAVVERRLLQEEGKSRHDLGREGLIDRIWQWKEQYEKRITGQLKQLGASCDWARQCFTLDKKRGRAVRETFIRLFSDPNGRKIYRGKRLVNWDTFLQTAVSDDEVFHEEVKGHFWHFKYPVKPEDRKPGEPEFVTIATTRPETMLGDTAVAVHPDPAMQLDKVEAELKEKLAAAPAKEKPPIEAQLEALAERRESKLPQLEQLRDMAARGVMLKLPLTGRQIPLIADEWAKPELGSGCVKITPAHDANDYEVWQRSISGEGQSIGAINIMTTEGKLNDSVPQKYRGLTMKDARKAVVEDLTELGLHDPETDREDRVIDLAHSDRSKTPIEPYLADQWFVEMGSLAQSAIDALDQDCEPEDKLHFRISPSRYAKGYVDWLAEKRDWPVGRQLWWGHRIPIWSVTKERYEERGLPWKGIEQVLDLLSKHHNDVQMSWDYQGDRVLVCASDDPTSPNARILTSALENEFGFAREEEVLDTWFSSALWPYSTMGWPEETDLLKKFYPTSVLITSRDILTLWVARMVLTGLYNVGEIPFHQVFIHPKILDGFGETMSKSKGNGVDPLDVIDKFGADALRFGIAYLTTETQDVRMPVEFVCPHCDATIKQTKKNRVQPRVKCDKCGGEFRTQWAEKEEDLALERGAVTSEKFELGRNFCNKLWNASRFALTNLQGYEPGASAPGELKIEDRWLLSRLATVTQKVTEALDEFRYADAARELYDFAWNEFCSFYVEMTKARFAKEGPDKQVAQRVLAHALDRLLRLLHPMTPFLTEEVWQLLGRLAPERGLPTPATAEESVCIAAWPEANTADVDATIEEQFAKFQAVLGAVREVRQGQNVPFKEELEFVVRCDEASAALIEPMQPYFAKMANARLTAIGPDPAEPDMPASKTAAGMEVLVDVSRFIDVEAEKTRLTKERDNLAKFTKSLEGKLKNEKFVSNAPAEVVEQERTKLADAQAQLEVVEKALKKLG; this is encoded by the coding sequence ATGCCAGCCTTCGACCCCGCCAGCCTCCCCGCCCAGTACGATCACCAGGCCGCCCAGGACAAGTGGTACGCCTACTGGGACGACAAGCAGTACTTCCACGCGGACCCGGCCAGCGACAAGCCGCCGTTCTCGGTGGTGATCCCGCCGCCCAACGTGACCGGCGCTCTGCACCTGGGGCACGCGCTCAACAACACGCTGCAGGACATCCTCTGCCGCATGCGCCGCATGCAGGGCTACGAGGTGCTGTGGATGCCCGGCACCGACCACGCCGGCATCGCCACCCAGGCGGTGGTCGAGCGGCGGCTGCTGCAGGAGGAGGGCAAGAGCCGGCACGACCTGGGCCGCGAGGGGCTCATCGACCGCATCTGGCAGTGGAAGGAGCAGTACGAGAAGCGGATCACCGGCCAGCTCAAGCAGCTCGGCGCCAGCTGCGACTGGGCCCGGCAGTGCTTCACGCTCGACAAGAAACGAGGGCGGGCCGTCAGAGAGACATTTATAAGGCTTTTTTCAGACCCTAATGGGCGCAAGATCTACCGCGGCAAGCGGCTGGTGAACTGGGACACGTTCCTGCAGACCGCCGTCAGCGACGACGAGGTGTTCCACGAGGAGGTCAAGGGCCACTTCTGGCACTTCAAGTATCCGGTGAAGCCTGAGGATCGGAAGCCGGGCGAACCAGAGTTCGTCACGATCGCCACCACGCGGCCGGAGACCATGCTCGGCGACACCGCCGTGGCTGTGCACCCGGACCCGGCCATGCAGCTCGACAAGGTCGAGGCCGAGTTGAAGGAGAAGCTGGCCGCGGCGCCCGCCAAGGAGAAGCCGCCGATCGAAGCTCAGCTTGAGGCCCTCGCCGAGCGGCGCGAGTCGAAGCTGCCGCAGCTCGAGCAGCTCCGCGACATGGCCGCCCGCGGCGTGATGCTCAAGCTGCCGCTGACCGGTCGCCAGATTCCGCTGATCGCTGACGAGTGGGCCAAGCCCGAGCTCGGCTCTGGCTGCGTGAAGATCACCCCCGCGCACGACGCCAACGACTACGAGGTGTGGCAGCGCAGTATTTCTGGGGAGGGGCAGTCGATCGGCGCGATCAACATCATGACCACCGAAGGCAAGCTGAACGACAGCGTGCCCCAGAAGTACCGCGGCCTGACGATGAAGGACGCGCGGAAGGCGGTGGTCGAGGACCTCACCGAGCTCGGCCTGCACGACCCGGAGACCGACCGCGAGGACCGCGTCATCGACCTCGCCCACAGCGACCGCAGCAAGACGCCGATCGAACCGTACCTGGCCGATCAATGGTTTGTAGAGATGGGAAGCCTTGCACAATCTGCGATTGACGCGCTAGATCAAGATTGCGAACCCGAGGACAAGCTACACTTCCGAATCAGTCCGTCCCGTTATGCCAAAGGGTATGTCGACTGGCTCGCCGAGAAGAGAGATTGGCCGGTTGGTCGACAATTGTGGTGGGGACACCGGATCCCAATCTGGTCAGTGACAAAGGAACGGTACGAAGAACGCGGGTTGCCATGGAAGGGCATTGAGCAAGTCCTAGACTTACTTTCAAAACATCACAATGACGTTCAGATGTCTTGGGACTACCAGGGAGATCGCGTCTTAGTATGTGCATCGGATGATCCAACGTCCCCTAACGCTCGCATACTAACTAGCGCGCTGGAAAATGAGTTTGGTTTCGCAAGAGAGGAGGAAGTCCTCGACACCTGGTTCTCCAGCGCCCTGTGGCCTTACTCCACCATGGGCTGGCCCGAGGAGACCGACCTCCTCAAAAAGTTCTACCCGACCAGCGTGCTGATCACCTCGCGGGACATCCTCACGCTGTGGGTGGCGCGGATGGTGTTGACGGGCCTATACAACGTCGGCGAGATCCCATTCCACCAGGTGTTTATCCACCCGAAGATCCTCGATGGCTTCGGCGAGACGATGTCCAAGTCGAAGGGCAACGGCGTCGACCCGCTGGACGTGATCGACAAGTTCGGCGCCGACGCGCTGCGGTTCGGCATCGCGTACCTCACCACCGAGACGCAGGACGTCCGCATGCCGGTGGAGTTTGTCTGCCCGCACTGCGACGCCACGATCAAGCAGACCAAGAAGAACCGCGTGCAGCCGCGGGTGAAGTGCGACAAGTGCGGCGGGGAGTTCCGCACGCAGTGGGCCGAGAAGGAAGAGGACCTGGCGCTCGAGCGCGGCGCTGTGACCAGTGAGAAGTTCGAGCTCGGCCGCAACTTCTGCAACAAGCTGTGGAACGCGTCGCGCTTCGCGCTCACCAACCTCCAAGGCTACGAGCCGGGAGCTTCAGCTCCCGGAGAGCTCAAGATCGAGGACCGCTGGCTCCTCAGCCGCCTGGCCACGGTCACCCAGAAGGTTACCGAAGCCCTGGACGAGTTCCGCTACGCCGACGCCGCCCGCGAGCTGTACGACTTCGCCTGGAACGAGTTCTGCAGCTTCTACGTCGAGATGACCAAGGCCCGTTTCGCCAAAGAGGGCCCGGACAAGCAGGTGGCTCAGCGGGTGCTGGCCCACGCGCTCGACCGGCTGCTGCGGCTGCTGCACCCGATGACGCCGTTCCTGACCGAAGAGGTCTGGCAACTGCTCGGTCGGTTGGCGCCCGAGCGGGGCCTGCCGACGCCGGCCACGGCGGAGGAGTCGGTCTGCATCGCGGCGTGGCCCGAGGCGAACACGGCCGACGTCGACGCGACCATCGAGGAGCAGTTCGCCAAGTTCCAGGCGGTGCTGGGCGCGGTGCGCGAGGTGCGGCAGGGGCAGAACGTGCCGTTCAAGGAGGAGCTGGAGTTCGTGGTCCGCTGCGACGAGGCTTCGGCCGCGTTGATCGAGCCGATGCAGCCCTACTTCGCCAAGATGGCCAACGCCCGACTGACCGCGATCGGCCCCGACCCGGCCGAGCCCGACATGCCCGCCAGCAAGACCGCCGCCGGCATGGAGGTGCTGGTCGACGTGAGCCGGTTCATCGATGTCGAAGCCGAGAAGACGCGGCTGACGAAGGAGCGGGACAACCTGGCCAAGTTCACCAAGAGCCTGGAAGGGAAACTCAAGAACGAGAAGTTCGTGAGCAACGCGCCGGCCGAGGTGGTCGAGCAGGAACGCACCAAGCTGGCCGA